One region of Mycobacterium riyadhense genomic DNA includes:
- a CDS encoding sensor histidine kinase, with amino-acid sequence MVIASDVDLDRVRKIHQLRSYRIVAVLRIGVVAFIVGAMLVSSPRYEWPSQIALVAFYSFAALAALVLAFAPFRLIGMSRWIEVGRLEPFVFTIIDVVVLTGFQLLSRDGIYPLLIMTLLPVLVGLDVSSRRAAVVLTVTVIGFTIAGVQDRLVVRAIGWPDTALLFGLYAFLCCIAMVVVRIEERRVRSVADLSAMREALLAQTMTATELLQRRISEAIHDGPLQDVLLARQELVELDTAAPGDERVERALVALQSASDRLRQATFELHPAVLEQVGLGAAVQQLAAFGAQQSGIDINTDIDYPIRSAIDNIMFGVVRELLSNVVHHSQAKHASVTLGIANGNCVLDVADDGVGIAGDIMARRLGEGHIGLASQRARVDAAGGAFVFLDPPAGTHVLVELPLKR; translated from the coding sequence GTGGTGATCGCCAGCGACGTGGACCTAGATCGGGTGCGCAAGATTCACCAGTTGCGCTCCTATCGGATCGTTGCGGTGCTGCGCATCGGTGTTGTGGCGTTCATCGTGGGTGCGATGCTGGTCAGCTCACCGCGATACGAGTGGCCCAGCCAAATCGCTTTGGTCGCCTTCTACTCGTTCGCTGCGCTGGCTGCCCTGGTATTGGCATTTGCGCCGTTTCGTCTGATCGGGATGAGCCGTTGGATCGAGGTGGGCCGGTTGGAGCCATTCGTTTTCACCATCATCGACGTGGTGGTGCTGACGGGGTTTCAGTTGCTGTCCCGCGATGGGATCTATCCGTTGCTGATCATGACCCTGTTGCCGGTGCTGGTTGGCCTTGATGTGTCGTCGCGACGAGCGGCCGTGGTGCTGACCGTCACCGTCATTGGGTTCACTATCGCCGGGGTTCAGGACCGCCTGGTGGTGCGCGCGATTGGCTGGCCGGATACAGCCTTACTTTTTGGGCTCTATGCGTTCCTGTGCTGCATAGCGATGGTGGTGGTCCGCATCGAGGAGCGGCGTGTCCGATCCGTCGCGGACCTGAGCGCTATGCGAGAGGCGTTGCTTGCCCAAACGATGACGGCAACGGAGTTGCTGCAGCGCCGGATTTCGGAGGCCATTCACGACGGACCGCTGCAAGACGTGTTGCTCGCCCGCCAGGAGCTGGTCGAGTTGGATACCGCAGCCCCCGGCGATGAGCGAGTGGAACGCGCGTTGGTGGCCCTGCAGAGTGCGTCGGACCGGCTGCGACAGGCGACATTCGAGCTGCATCCGGCGGTTCTCGAGCAGGTTGGATTGGGCGCTGCGGTACAACAGCTGGCCGCATTTGGCGCGCAGCAGTCGGGCATCGACATCAATACCGATATCGATTACCCAATCCGCAGTGCGATCGACAACATCATGTTCGGTGTGGTGCGCGAGTTGCTGTCCAATGTGGTGCATCATTCGCAGGCCAAACATGCGTCCGTCACTCTCGGGATCGCCAATGGGAACTGCGTTTTGGATGTGGCCGACGACGGTGTGGGCATCGCCGGTGACATCATGGCGCGCCGATTGGGTGAGGGGCACATCGGCCTGGCATCGCAGCGGGCACGTGTCGACGCCGCCGGCGGAGCGTTCGTATTTCTGGATCCGCCCGCGGGCACCCATGTGTTGGTGGAATTGCCACTGAAGCGCTGA
- a CDS encoding thiamine pyrophosphate-dependent dehydrogenase E1 component subunit alpha — translation MTCASAASVTVVPDRMELYRRMWVLRLLDVALEELRVEGLIKGPMHVGFGQEAAGIGATAALRRGDVTTATHRPHAQYVGLGLPLGPTIAEMMGRADGQCGGRGGHMLITDPEYGLLAPSGIVGHSLLLAVGHAYSQLLAEDGRVTLCVTGDGAVNSGAFNEAANMAALWQLPVVIFVENNRYALSVRLDQHVRETQLYRRASGYGMPGVQVDGNDVEAVRDCVGEAVQRARAGGGPTLVEAVTYRNAVFSGADRGGYREPAEADEWPDPLVVTQRRLIAAGVPAEQVDEVEREARRLVAEAVAFAKASPWPDAAELVETARKWDG, via the coding sequence ATGACATGTGCCAGTGCGGCGTCGGTAACAGTGGTGCCCGATCGGATGGAACTGTATCGCCGCATGTGGGTGTTGCGCCTGCTCGATGTGGCTCTGGAAGAGTTGCGTGTTGAGGGCTTGATCAAGGGACCCATGCACGTCGGGTTCGGTCAAGAGGCGGCGGGCATCGGGGCCACCGCGGCGTTGCGCAGGGGCGATGTCACCACCGCAACCCATCGCCCGCACGCCCAATACGTCGGTCTTGGGCTACCGCTGGGCCCGACCATCGCGGAGATGATGGGCCGAGCCGATGGCCAGTGCGGCGGCCGGGGTGGCCACATGCTCATCACCGATCCGGAGTACGGGCTGCTCGCCCCCTCGGGCATTGTCGGCCATTCACTGCTGCTTGCGGTCGGACACGCCTATTCGCAGTTGCTGGCCGAGGACGGCCGCGTCACGCTGTGTGTCACCGGGGATGGCGCGGTGAACTCGGGTGCCTTCAACGAGGCCGCGAACATGGCCGCGCTATGGCAGTTGCCGGTGGTGATCTTTGTGGAGAACAACCGGTATGCGCTCAGCGTGCGCCTGGACCAACACGTGCGAGAAACCCAGTTGTATCGACGCGCTTCTGGTTATGGGATGCCGGGCGTACAGGTCGACGGCAACGACGTCGAAGCGGTTCGGGACTGTGTCGGCGAAGCGGTGCAGCGAGCGCGCGCCGGAGGCGGGCCTACTTTGGTCGAAGCCGTCACCTACCGCAACGCGGTGTTCTCCGGCGCTGATCGGGGAGGGTACCGCGAGCCCGCCGAGGCTGACGAGTGGCCGGATCCCTTGGTAGTGACCCAACGACGCTTGATCGCTGCCGGCGTCCCCGCCGAGCAGGTGGATGAAGTCGAGCGGGAGGCACGGCGGCTGGTGGCGGAGGCGGTCGCCTTCGCCAAGGCCAGTCCGTGGCCGGATGCGGCGGAACTGGTTGAAACCGCACGCAAATGGGACGGATGA